A DNA window from Pogona vitticeps strain Pit_001003342236 chromosome 2, PviZW2.1, whole genome shotgun sequence contains the following coding sequences:
- the LOC110079960 gene encoding G-protein coupled receptor 22, protein MEGPMFDTILETTDGVTPDSSWALPYPLGFQVSLTGFLMLEIVLGVSSNLTVLVLYCLQAGLVDSVSNMVTMNLHVLDVLICVVCAPLTMVVVLVPPARAATLLCCFHEACITFSSVATATNVLVISLDRYDISVRPAQRVLTPARAILLLAGVWVLSLAVFFVPFLEGEFGHASAWQNRTVLCVGPEEFHAELGTSYHLAIQIPTFFAAVAVMLVTYAKILQALNISIGSTFKRSQRRKTKKRKRRKSAEPSSSMVGGAEAKRQSQPVPALPTPPPMGVQASVSVIIALRRAVKRHRDRRERQRRVFRMSLLIISTFLLCWAPLSVANLLILCLGPSPLMGKLRICFLAMAYGTTIFHPLLYAFTRQKLRNVLRSKLKKRVVSALQVDPAPGGTIIHNSWVEPPRKSCKGRSRGSDGAEHCLTEAAKE, encoded by the coding sequence ATGGAGGGTCCCATGTTCGACACCATCCTGGAGACAACAGACGGGGTAACCCCAGATTCCAGCTGGGCCCTGCCATATCCGCTGGGCTTCCAGGTCTCTCTGACAGGCTTCTTAATGCTGGAAATTGTGCTGGGGGTGAGCAGCAACCTGACCGTCCTTGTGCTCTATTGCCTACAGGCTGGCCTGGTGGACTCGGTTAGCAACATGGTGACCATGAACTTGCACGTCCTGGACGTGCTCATCTGTGTCGTCTGCGCACCGCTCAccatggtggtggtgctggtgccCCCAGCTCGTGCTGCCACCCTGCTTTGCTGCTTCCACGAGGCCTGCATCACCTTTAGCAGTGTGGCCACCGCCACCAACGTGCTGGTGATCAGCCTGGACCGCTACGACATCTCTGTGCGTCCGGCACAGCGCGTATTGACCCCAGCCCGTGCCATTCTGCTCCTGGCCGGTGTCTGGGTATTGTCCCTCGCCGTCTTCTTTGTACCTTTCCTGGAGGGGGAGTTTGGTCACGCAAGCGCATGGCAAAACCGCACGGTGCTCTGTGTGGGACCGGAAGAATTCCACGCGGAGCTGGGCACCTCCTACCACCTGGCCATCCAGATCCCTACATTCTTTGCTGCAGTGGCCGTCATGTTGGTAACCTATGCCAAGATTCTCCAAGCTCTCAATATCAGCATCGGCAGTACTTTCAAACGCAGCCAGCGCCGCAAGACGAAGAAGAGAAAGCGCCGGAAATCTGCGGAGCCGAGCAGCAGCATGGTTGGAGGGGCGGAAGCCAAGCGGCAGTCTCAGCCGGTGCCTGCCCTCCCTACCCCACCGCCCATGGGGGTGCAGGCCTCCGTCTCTGTAATCATTGCACTGCGGCGAGCCGTCAAGCGGCACCGTGACCGGAGGGAGCGCCAGCGGCGTGTCTTCCGCATGTCCCTGCTTATTATCTCAACTTTCCTGTTGTGCTGGGCACCCCTCTCCGTTGCCAACCTGCTTATCCTGTGCCTCGGGCCGAGCCCCTTGATGGGCAAGCTGCGGATTTGCTTCCTGGCCATGGCTTACGGGACGACCATCTTCCATCCCCTCCTCTATGCCTTCACCCGGCAGAAGCTGCGGAACGTGCTCCGCAGCAAGCTGAAGAAGCGGGTGGTGTCGGCCCTTCAGGTGGATCCGGCGCCCGGCGGGACAATCATCCACAACTCCTGGGTGGAGCCACCGCGCAAAAGCTGCAAGGGCCGCTCTCGGGGTAGCGATGGGGCAGAGCATTGCCTGACGGAGGCTGCAAAGGAGTGA